One Saccharopolyspora erythraea NRRL 2338 genomic region harbors:
- a CDS encoding carbohydrate ABC transporter permease → MKTAALPRPRARYAPAAGRMSAEARRENRAGWLFVAPAVALLALFLVVPAALALYVSLLEWNGTYSPLSGRAPFVGLENYRELLAEDGLAREDFMTSVRNTFYFVLFTVPAQTFVALLLAVVVNDRALRGRGFFRSVFYFPSITSSVAISVIFLFLFSGSGAVNALLRSVGVEGPDWFTDSRGVLHQLLAAVGVHDAPPWLAGTDLAGLSLWEWMSGPSTAMLTLVALVVWTTSGTYMLMFLAALQNIPDNVEEAARVDGAGWWQRFGRVTVPMLMPTVFLVATLGLISTWQVFDQVYVMSQGDPAKTTLTPALLSYQQSFAEGAYGTGAAIAFLLFLLIVVLTAAQRLVLRDGRNS, encoded by the coding sequence ATGAAGACAGCGGCACTTCCTCGTCCGCGAGCCCGGTACGCGCCCGCTGCCGGCCGGATGTCGGCGGAGGCCAGGCGGGAGAACCGCGCGGGATGGCTGTTCGTCGCCCCGGCCGTGGCCCTGCTCGCGCTCTTCCTCGTCGTGCCGGCCGCCCTGGCGCTGTACGTGAGCCTGCTGGAGTGGAACGGCACCTACAGCCCGCTGTCGGGCCGGGCCCCGTTCGTGGGGCTGGAGAACTACCGGGAGCTGCTGGCCGAGGACGGGCTCGCCCGCGAGGACTTCATGACCAGCGTGCGCAACACGTTCTACTTCGTGCTGTTCACGGTCCCGGCGCAGACCTTCGTCGCGCTGCTGCTGGCCGTCGTGGTCAACGACCGCGCGCTGCGCGGACGCGGGTTCTTCCGGTCGGTGTTCTACTTCCCGTCGATCACCAGCTCGGTCGCGATCTCGGTCATCTTCCTGTTCCTGTTCTCCGGTTCCGGTGCGGTCAACGCGCTGCTGCGGTCGGTCGGTGTCGAGGGACCTGACTGGTTCACCGACTCCCGCGGTGTGCTGCACCAGTTGCTGGCCGCGGTGGGCGTGCACGACGCCCCGCCGTGGCTGGCGGGAACCGACCTGGCCGGCCTCTCGCTGTGGGAGTGGATGTCCGGGCCGTCGACGGCCATGCTCACCCTCGTCGCGCTCGTGGTGTGGACGACCTCGGGCACCTACATGCTGATGTTCCTGGCCGCCCTGCAGAACATCCCCGACAACGTCGAGGAGGCCGCGCGCGTCGACGGAGCCGGGTGGTGGCAGCGCTTCGGCAGGGTCACCGTGCCGATGCTGATGCCGACGGTGTTCCTGGTGGCGACGCTGGGGCTGATCAGCACGTGGCAGGTGTTCGACCAGGTCTACGTGATGAGCCAGGGCGATCCCGCCAAGACCACGCTGACCCCGGCGCTGCTGTCCTACCAGCAGTCCTTCGCCGAGGGCGCCTACGGAACGGGAGCGGCGATCGCCTTCCTGCTGTTCCTGCTCATCGTCGTGCTCACCGCGGCGCAACGCCTCGTGCTGCGGGACGGGAGGAACTCGTGA
- a CDS encoding carbohydrate ABC transporter permease: MTTPGPWRIGTAFGYAVLVVGAVLYLGPFAIQLATSFKTDADAVAHPLSLIPSPVTTGSYQRVATDPTVDVPRWLGNSLLVTACVTIGRLLVDSMAGYALSRLRWRGRKAVFSGVLVVMAVPSVVLLIPKFLLLRQLSMYDSYSGMILPLLADAMGIFLMKQAFEQVPAEVEESAKVDGAGVVRRWWSVVLPMVRPALITLAILAFQSSWNEFAHFLVATSGARYETLTVGLARLVSGALGEGRQLPLKLTIAMVATVPVAVVFLFSQRYLVRGQTSGAVKG, from the coding sequence GTGACCACACCCGGCCCGTGGCGCATCGGGACCGCCTTCGGCTACGCCGTGCTGGTGGTCGGTGCCGTGCTCTACCTCGGTCCCTTCGCCATCCAGCTCGCCACGTCGTTCAAGACCGACGCCGACGCCGTGGCTCATCCGCTCTCGCTCATCCCGAGCCCGGTCACCACCGGCAGCTACCAGCGGGTCGCCACCGACCCCACCGTGGACGTCCCTCGGTGGCTGGGCAACTCCCTGCTGGTCACCGCGTGCGTGACGATCGGCAGGCTGCTGGTGGACTCGATGGCCGGGTACGCCCTGTCCCGGCTGCGCTGGCGCGGGCGGAAGGCGGTGTTCAGCGGTGTGCTGGTCGTGATGGCGGTGCCCAGCGTGGTGCTGCTGATCCCGAAGTTCCTCCTGCTGCGGCAGCTCAGCATGTACGACTCCTACTCCGGCATGATCCTGCCGCTGCTGGCCGACGCGATGGGCATCTTCCTGATGAAGCAGGCGTTCGAGCAGGTTCCCGCCGAGGTTGAGGAGTCGGCGAAGGTCGACGGCGCCGGCGTCGTCCGCCGGTGGTGGAGCGTCGTGCTGCCGATGGTGCGGCCGGCGCTGATCACGCTGGCGATCCTGGCCTTCCAGTCCTCCTGGAACGAGTTCGCCCACTTCCTGGTCGCGACTTCCGGCGCGCGGTACGAGACGTTGACCGTCGGCCTGGCGAGGCTGGTCAGCGGTGCGCTGGGCGAGGGGCGGCAACTGCCGCTGAAGCTGACCATCGCGATGGTGGCGACGGTGCCCGTCGCGGTCGTCTTCCTGTTCAGCCAGCGCTACCTGGTGCGCGGCCAGACGTCCGGCGCGGTGAAGGGATAG
- a CDS encoding L,D-transpeptidase, producing the protein MTASIPHGATQVAPSGPLVVTAHQGTLSSVTVTTHENAPVPGAMDPDGRRWTTTAPLAFGTTYRVQAVAHNAESVPSVPLNSTFSTVVPKEELTVDRTRPSDGDTVGVAMPVSIYFSRPVADRAAVESRLSVEPSVPTEGSFHWMSDEQVNWRPREFWKPGTSVRVRARLYGVDAGGGVMGTADHESGFVVGRDQRAVGDVNRHVVTVFQDGQQIRELPASFGRKVYPTQSGIHVAFEKHTSTRMRSDTWGGPRKGEPGYYDEVLPHAVRISNNGEFVHVNAATVGQQGRANVSHGCVNLSPANGKWFFDFVQIGDPVEIVGSDRPLTPQDGDIPDWTIPYDDYVKGSALYQPR; encoded by the coding sequence GTGACCGCATCGATACCGCACGGCGCCACCCAGGTCGCGCCCAGCGGCCCGCTGGTCGTCACCGCGCACCAGGGCACGCTCAGCTCGGTCACCGTGACCACCCACGAGAACGCCCCGGTGCCGGGTGCGATGGACCCCGACGGCCGCCGTTGGACCACGACCGCGCCGCTGGCCTTCGGCACGACCTACCGCGTGCAGGCCGTGGCCCACAACGCCGAGAGCGTCCCCTCGGTCCCGCTGAACTCGACGTTCAGCACGGTCGTCCCGAAGGAGGAGCTCACCGTCGACCGGACGCGGCCGTCCGACGGTGACACCGTCGGGGTGGCCATGCCGGTCTCGATCTACTTCAGCAGGCCGGTGGCGGACCGGGCGGCCGTCGAAAGCCGCCTGTCGGTCGAGCCGTCGGTGCCGACCGAGGGCTCGTTCCACTGGATGAGCGACGAACAGGTCAACTGGCGCCCCAGGGAGTTCTGGAAACCCGGCACCAGCGTCCGCGTGCGCGCGCGGCTGTACGGCGTGGACGCCGGCGGTGGCGTCATGGGGACCGCCGACCACGAGAGCGGCTTCGTCGTCGGACGCGACCAGCGCGCGGTCGGCGACGTCAACCGGCACGTGGTGACCGTATTCCAGGACGGGCAGCAGATCCGCGAGCTCCCGGCCTCCTTCGGCCGGAAGGTCTACCCCACCCAGTCGGGCATCCACGTCGCCTTCGAGAAGCACACCTCCACGCGGATGCGCTCGGACACCTGGGGAGGTCCGCGCAAGGGCGAGCCCGGCTACTACGACGAGGTCCTGCCGCACGCGGTCCGGATCTCCAACAACGGTGAGTTCGTGCACGTCAACGCCGCGACGGTGGGTCAGCAGGGCAGGGCCAACGTCTCGCACGGGTGCGTCAACCTCTCCCCCGCCAACGGCAAGTGGTTCTTCGACTTCGTCCAGATCGGGGACCCGGTGGAGATCGTCGGGTCGGACCGTCCGCTGACACCGCAGGACGGGGACATCCCGGACTGGACCATCCCCTACGACGACTACGTCAAGGGAAGCGCGCTCTACCAGCCGCGCTGA
- a CDS encoding glycoside hydrolase family 2, whose product MLLATAAVPSTAQPAEGPQQAEPRLTTPWTDEVSPDNALPEYPRPQLTRPKWQNLNGTWEFARAEAGQAPPFGQRLPERILVPYPTESALSGIQRHEDRMWYRRTFTVPPDWQVGRGNSLKINFGAVDHQAVVWVNGKQVATHRGGYGAFSADVTGALKPSGEQEIVVGVEDRTDATWQPVGKQRLVPDRGIFYEGASGIWQTVWMEPVATRGHAEVLDMVPDIDTSTLGLTVRTGGAPGLRAEVTVRDGGRVVSRTQGVAGGKIDVPVPGAKLWSPDSPFLYDLDVVLTDRGRPVDQVSSYFGMREIGMAPGADGKQRITLNGRILFLMSTLDQGYWPDGIYTAPTDEALRFDLEQHKRLGFNTVRKHIKTEPDRWYRHADELGLLVWQDMPSMRTGEERPPVDAQRQFESELHELVEQKKNWTSVIGWVPFNEGWGEWSREATGRIAEDVKRQDPTRLVNGHSGVNCCASLGDSGKGDVIDWHQYVGPATPSPEGDRVSIDGEHGGFGLEVDGHMWFGEGHAYEMTPDEQTLTRRYVENQRDVLTAAQRCGISGAIYTQITDVEHEVNGFFTYDRQVEKMDFARVRAINDEIVRSADGSGGPAPAPGTPGLQGVHGYQFDEGTGATAADSVGSADAALTGTEWVPGVDGGGLSFAGAGQADTGQPLIDTAGSYSVSAWAKLDEATGAFQTVASQDGGTNSGFFLQYSGADQRWAMSFVGLRALSPEKPEPGRWYHLTGVRDAADGTVSLYVDGRLADTKNACIAAESTGSTVIGRAQYGGAQVDFLRGDVDDVRVFDRALSEEEVTALATRD is encoded by the coding sequence ATGCTGTTGGCCACCGCGGCGGTACCTTCCACGGCGCAGCCGGCCGAAGGTCCGCAGCAGGCCGAGCCGCGCCTGACGACCCCGTGGACCGACGAGGTCTCACCGGACAACGCGCTGCCGGAGTACCCGAGGCCGCAGCTGACCCGCCCGAAGTGGCAGAACCTCAATGGCACCTGGGAATTCGCCCGCGCCGAGGCCGGCCAGGCCCCGCCCTTCGGGCAGCGCCTCCCGGAACGCATCCTGGTTCCCTACCCCACCGAGTCGGCGCTTTCCGGCATCCAGCGCCACGAAGACCGCATGTGGTACCGGCGGACCTTCACCGTGCCGCCGGACTGGCAGGTCGGCCGCGGCAACTCGCTGAAGATCAATTTCGGCGCCGTCGACCACCAGGCCGTGGTGTGGGTGAACGGCAAGCAGGTCGCCACCCACCGCGGCGGCTACGGCGCCTTCTCCGCCGACGTCACCGGCGCGCTGAAGCCGTCGGGCGAGCAGGAGATCGTCGTCGGCGTCGAGGACCGCACCGACGCCACCTGGCAGCCCGTCGGCAAGCAGCGCCTGGTTCCCGACCGCGGCATCTTCTACGAGGGCGCGTCCGGCATCTGGCAGACGGTCTGGATGGAACCGGTGGCGACGCGCGGCCACGCAGAGGTGCTGGACATGGTGCCCGACATCGACACCTCCACCCTCGGGCTGACGGTGCGCACCGGCGGCGCCCCCGGGCTGCGGGCCGAGGTCACCGTCAGGGACGGCGGCAGGGTCGTCAGCCGGACGCAGGGCGTCGCGGGCGGCAAGATCGACGTCCCGGTGCCCGGCGCCAAGCTGTGGTCGCCCGACTCGCCGTTCCTCTACGACCTCGACGTCGTGCTCACCGACCGCGGGCGACCGGTGGACCAGGTGTCGTCCTACTTCGGCATGCGCGAGATCGGCATGGCGCCGGGAGCCGACGGCAAGCAGCGGATCACGCTCAACGGCAGGATCCTGTTCCTGATGTCCACACTGGACCAGGGATACTGGCCCGACGGCATCTACACCGCCCCGACCGACGAAGCACTGCGGTTCGACCTGGAGCAGCACAAGAGGCTCGGTTTCAACACCGTGCGCAAGCACATCAAGACCGAACCCGACAGGTGGTACCGCCACGCCGACGAGCTCGGTCTGCTGGTCTGGCAGGACATGCCGTCGATGCGGACCGGCGAGGAGCGGCCGCCGGTCGACGCGCAGCGCCAGTTCGAGTCCGAACTGCACGAACTGGTGGAGCAGAAGAAGAACTGGACCTCGGTCATCGGCTGGGTGCCGTTCAACGAGGGCTGGGGCGAGTGGTCGCGCGAGGCCACCGGCCGCATCGCCGAGGACGTCAAGCGCCAGGACCCGACCCGGCTGGTCAACGGGCACAGCGGGGTCAACTGCTGTGCCTCGCTCGGCGACTCGGGCAAGGGCGACGTCATCGACTGGCACCAGTACGTCGGTCCGGCCACGCCTTCCCCGGAGGGCGACCGGGTTTCCATCGACGGCGAGCACGGCGGGTTCGGTCTGGAGGTCGACGGGCACATGTGGTTCGGCGAGGGCCACGCCTACGAGATGACCCCGGACGAGCAGACCCTCACCAGGCGCTACGTGGAGAACCAGCGCGACGTGCTCACCGCGGCGCAGCGCTGCGGTATCAGCGGTGCGATCTACACCCAGATCACCGACGTCGAGCACGAGGTCAACGGGTTCTTCACCTACGACCGCCAGGTGGAGAAGATGGACTTCGCGCGGGTCCGCGCCATCAACGACGAGATCGTGCGCAGCGCCGACGGCAGCGGCGGTCCCGCGCCGGCCCCGGGAACGCCGGGCCTGCAGGGCGTGCACGGCTACCAGTTCGACGAGGGCACCGGTGCGACCGCGGCCGACTCGGTCGGTTCCGCCGACGCCGCGCTGACCGGCACCGAGTGGGTGCCCGGGGTCGACGGCGGCGGGCTCTCCTTCGCCGGAGCGGGGCAGGCCGACACCGGGCAGCCGCTGATCGACACCGCGGGCAGCTACTCGGTCTCGGCGTGGGCCAAGCTCGACGAGGCCACCGGGGCGTTCCAGACGGTCGCCAGCCAGGACGGCGGCACCAACAGCGGGTTCTTCCTGCAGTACTCCGGAGCCGACCAGCGATGGGCGATGAGCTTCGTCGGACTGCGCGCACTGTCACCGGAGAAGCCCGAACCCGGGCGCTGGTACCACCTGACCGGGGTGCGCGACGCCGCGGACGGCACCGTCTCGCTCTACGTCGACGGGCGGCTCGCGGACACGAAGAACGCCTGCATCGCGGCGGAATCCACCGGCAGCACGGTGATCGGTCGGGCCCAGTACGGCGGCGCGCAGGTCGACTTCCTGCGCGGTGACGTCGACGACGTCCGCGTCTTCGACCGCGCTCTTTCCGAGGAGGAGGTCACCGCACTGGCCACCCGCGACTGA
- a CDS encoding MFS transporter, with protein MSDNTTASSGGQTAAPATTGRRVPTRYLVLALIFIITALNYADRSSLSITGTSLQEDLGFSSVQLGYIFSAFSWAYVVGQIPGGILLDRFGARRVYALILGLWTLVTAAISLVGLITTPVLVAVTVIFVLRLLLGVFESPAFPANARVATAWFPTAERGRATAVFNSAQYFATALFAPVMGWVTHQFGWRWVFVLLGVLGVVLAVVWLRWMDSPRHHPRVTPAELETITAGGGLVDLDAPKTGTSDAPKLQRARLDRRTIAKIFSTRALWGVYVSQYAVNALTYFFITWFPVYLVQGRGLSLLEVGFVAALPALCGFAGGLAGGFFSDAMLRRGYSLTAARKVPSVIGMGLATSIALCSLTDSSPLIIAIMTLAFFGKGLGSLGWAITTDIAPPQATSFVGSTMNAFGNVAGIVTPIVIGYTVQATGSFNTALWFVAAHGLLSLVGLAAMGTIRRIQFDEP; from the coding sequence ATGTCTGACAACACAACGGCTTCCAGCGGCGGGCAGACGGCGGCTCCGGCCACCACCGGCCGCCGCGTCCCGACCCGCTACCTGGTCCTGGCGCTGATCTTCATCATCACCGCGCTCAACTACGCCGACCGCAGCAGCCTCTCCATCACCGGCACCAGCCTGCAGGAGGACCTCGGTTTCAGCAGCGTCCAGCTCGGCTACATCTTCTCGGCGTTCAGCTGGGCCTACGTCGTCGGCCAGATCCCGGGCGGCATCCTGCTCGACCGCTTCGGCGCCCGCCGCGTCTACGCCCTGATCCTCGGGTTGTGGACCCTGGTGACCGCCGCGATCAGCCTGGTCGGGCTGATCACCACACCGGTGCTGGTGGCCGTGACCGTCATCTTCGTGCTCCGGCTCCTGCTGGGCGTCTTCGAGTCGCCCGCCTTCCCGGCGAACGCGCGGGTCGCCACGGCGTGGTTCCCCACCGCCGAACGCGGGCGCGCGACGGCGGTGTTCAACTCCGCCCAGTACTTCGCCACCGCCCTGTTCGCGCCGGTGATGGGCTGGGTCACGCACCAGTTCGGCTGGCGGTGGGTGTTCGTGCTGCTGGGCGTGCTCGGCGTGGTGCTGGCCGTGGTGTGGCTGCGGTGGATGGACTCGCCACGGCACCACCCGCGTGTCACGCCCGCCGAGTTGGAGACGATCACCGCGGGCGGCGGACTGGTCGACCTGGACGCACCGAAGACCGGAACCTCGGACGCGCCGAAGCTGCAACGCGCCCGCCTCGACCGCCGGACCATCGCGAAGATCTTCTCCACCCGCGCGCTGTGGGGCGTCTACGTCTCGCAGTACGCCGTGAACGCGCTGACCTACTTCTTCATCACCTGGTTCCCGGTCTACCTCGTGCAGGGCCGCGGGCTGTCGCTGCTGGAGGTCGGCTTCGTCGCGGCGCTGCCCGCGTTGTGCGGCTTCGCAGGCGGCCTCGCGGGCGGCTTCTTCTCCGACGCCATGCTGCGCCGCGGGTACTCGCTCACCGCGGCCCGCAAGGTGCCGTCGGTCATCGGCATGGGACTGGCGACCAGCATCGCGCTGTGCAGCCTCACCGACAGCAGCCCGCTGATCATCGCGATCATGACGCTGGCCTTCTTCGGCAAGGGACTCGGCTCGCTCGGCTGGGCCATCACCACCGACATCGCGCCGCCGCAGGCCACCAGCTTCGTCGGGTCGACGATGAACGCGTTCGGCAACGTGGCGGGCATCGTGACCCCGATCGTCATCGGCTACACCGTGCAGGCGACCGGTTCGTTCAACACCGCGCTGTGGTTCGTCGCCGCGCACGGGCTGCTGTCACTGGTCGGCCTCGCCGCGATGGGCACGATCAGGCGCATCCAGTTCGACGAGCCGTGA
- a CDS encoding L-talarate/galactarate dehydratase: MTTAGPATSDRITGVEISSVTLPLPTAISDAKVLTGRQKPMTEVAMLFAEITTEGGLEGVGFSYSKRAGGPGQYAHACEIAPVLLGEDPSDIAKIWDKLVWAGASVGRSGLSVQAIAAFDVALWDLKAKRAGLPLAKLLGAHRDSVRCYNTSGGFLHAPIGEVLDRAAESVDNGIGGIKIKVGHPDNATDLARVRAVREKIGDGVALMVDANQQWDRPTARRMCRALEPLDLVWIEEPLDAHDFEGHAVLASHFDTPIATGEMLTSVAEHTELIRAGGADIVQPDAPRVGGITQFLKVMALADSRNLQLAPHFAMEIHIHLAAAYAREPWVEHFEWLDPLFDEHLEISGGRMHLSPRPGLGVTISDQARAWTVAEQQFHA, from the coding sequence ATGACCACCGCAGGACCGGCCACTTCGGACCGGATCACCGGAGTCGAGATCTCCTCGGTGACGCTGCCGCTGCCCACCGCCATCAGCGACGCCAAGGTGCTCACCGGGCGGCAGAAGCCGATGACCGAGGTGGCGATGCTCTTCGCCGAGATCACCACCGAAGGCGGGCTGGAAGGCGTCGGCTTCAGCTACTCCAAGCGCGCGGGCGGTCCGGGCCAGTACGCGCACGCCTGCGAGATCGCGCCGGTGCTGCTCGGTGAGGATCCCAGCGACATCGCCAAGATCTGGGACAAACTCGTCTGGGCGGGGGCGTCGGTGGGCCGCAGCGGGTTGTCGGTGCAGGCGATCGCCGCCTTCGACGTCGCGCTGTGGGACCTCAAGGCCAAGCGCGCCGGTCTGCCGCTGGCCAAGCTCCTCGGCGCCCACCGCGACTCGGTTCGCTGCTACAACACCTCCGGCGGTTTCCTGCACGCGCCCATCGGGGAAGTCCTCGACCGCGCCGCGGAGTCGGTGGACAACGGCATCGGCGGGATCAAGATCAAGGTCGGCCATCCCGACAACGCCACCGACCTCGCCCGCGTGCGCGCCGTGCGCGAGAAGATCGGCGACGGCGTGGCCCTGATGGTCGACGCCAACCAGCAGTGGGACCGGCCCACCGCGCGACGCATGTGCCGCGCTCTGGAACCGCTGGACCTGGTGTGGATCGAGGAACCGCTCGACGCCCACGACTTCGAGGGCCACGCCGTGCTCGCGTCGCACTTCGACACCCCCATCGCCACCGGTGAGATGCTGACCAGCGTCGCCGAGCACACCGAGCTCATCCGCGCGGGCGGCGCCGACATCGTGCAGCCGGACGCCCCGCGCGTCGGGGGCATCACCCAGTTCCTCAAGGTGATGGCGCTGGCCGACAGCCGGAACCTGCAACTGGCACCGCACTTCGCCATGGAGATCCACATCCACCTCGCCGCCGCCTACGCCCGCGAGCCGTGGGTGGAGCACTTCGAGTGGCTGGACCCGCTCTTCGACGAGCACCTGGAGATCTCCGGCGGCCGGATGCACCTCTCCCCGCGCCCCGGCCTCGGCGTGACCATCAGCGACCAGGCCCGCGCCTGGACCGTCGCGGAGCAGCAGTTCCACGCCTGA
- a CDS encoding helix-turn-helix transcriptional regulator, with translation MRSDLGDYLRARRARVGPGEVNLPSTGYRRVPGLRREEVALLAGLSVDYYVRLEQGRERSPSAQVVDALAAALRLDEDGRGHLFRLAGLGPRARTAAVRDRVDPSLLELMDAWPDNPAIVYNRAYDVLASNAIADALFHDWTHSRNLMHVVFTDPVARTFYRDWNDVARNTVAGFRLCHGEAPDDPRVRQVLTELLDQSPEFAELWAGHDARGKALERKRFDHRAVGPLTLTMQTFDVRSSPGQELVVYHAEPASASSRALALLGSLAATSRQRT, from the coding sequence ATGCGCTCCGACCTCGGCGACTACCTCCGCGCGCGGCGAGCCCGGGTCGGCCCGGGCGAGGTGAACCTGCCCAGCACCGGGTACCGCCGGGTGCCGGGTCTGCGCCGCGAGGAGGTGGCGCTGCTCGCGGGGCTCAGCGTCGACTACTACGTCCGCCTCGAACAGGGGCGGGAACGCAGCCCGTCGGCGCAGGTGGTCGACGCTCTCGCGGCCGCGCTGCGGCTCGACGAGGACGGCCGCGGCCACCTGTTCCGGCTGGCCGGGCTCGGCCCGCGGGCACGGACCGCAGCCGTGCGCGACCGCGTCGACCCGAGCCTGCTGGAGCTCATGGACGCCTGGCCGGACAACCCGGCCATCGTCTACAACCGGGCCTACGACGTGCTGGCCTCGAACGCGATCGCGGACGCGCTCTTCCACGACTGGACCCACTCGCGCAACCTGATGCACGTGGTGTTCACCGACCCGGTCGCGCGGACGTTCTACCGGGACTGGAACGACGTCGCGCGCAACACCGTCGCGGGTTTCCGGCTCTGCCACGGCGAGGCGCCCGACGACCCCCGCGTGCGGCAGGTGCTCACCGAACTGCTCGACCAGAGCCCCGAGTTCGCCGAGCTGTGGGCCGGCCACGACGCTCGGGGCAAGGCGCTCGAGCGCAAACGCTTCGACCACCGCGCCGTCGGGCCGCTGACGCTGACCATGCAGACCTTCGACGTCCGGTCCAGCCCAGGCCAGGAACTCGTGGTCTACCACGCCGAACCGGCATCGGCGAGCAGCCGCGCGCTCGCCCTGCTCGGGTCGCTGGCCGCCACCTCACGTCAGCGGACCTGA
- a CDS encoding SDR family oxidoreductase — MSREAANAPVTGKVVLVTGASSGIGEAIAARSAGAGHQVVAGARRTDRLRALAERTEEATAASGGGIHPVRLDVTDRDDVAAFVETARDRFGRVDVLVNNAGVMPLSRLDSLLVDEWDRMIDVNVRGLLHGIAAALPRFTAQGGGHFVTIASIGAHQVVPTSAVYSGTKYAAWAITEGLRQETDPSIRVTTISPGVVTSELADSITDPGAAEAMHTYRRNAIAPEAIAEAVSYALDQPDDVDVNEIVVRPARQR; from the coding sequence ATGAGCCGAGAAGCAGCCAACGCTCCCGTCACGGGAAAAGTCGTCCTCGTCACCGGCGCCAGCAGCGGGATCGGCGAGGCGATCGCCGCCCGCTCGGCCGGTGCCGGGCACCAGGTGGTCGCCGGCGCCCGGCGAACCGACCGCCTGCGGGCGCTCGCGGAACGCACCGAGGAGGCCACCGCCGCGTCGGGCGGCGGCATCCACCCCGTGCGCCTCGACGTCACCGACCGGGACGACGTCGCCGCCTTCGTCGAGACCGCCCGCGACCGGTTCGGGCGCGTCGACGTCCTCGTCAACAACGCCGGGGTCATGCCGTTGTCGCGACTGGACTCCCTGCTGGTGGACGAGTGGGACCGGATGATCGACGTCAACGTGCGCGGACTGCTGCACGGGATCGCCGCCGCGCTGCCCCGCTTCACCGCGCAGGGCGGGGGCCACTTCGTCACGATCGCGAGCATCGGCGCCCACCAGGTCGTGCCGACCAGCGCCGTGTACTCCGGCACCAAGTACGCCGCCTGGGCGATCACCGAGGGACTGCGCCAGGAGACCGACCCCTCGATCCGGGTCACCACCATCTCCCCCGGCGTCGTCACCTCCGAGCTCGCGGACTCCATCACCGATCCCGGGGCGGCGGAGGCGATGCACACCTACCGCAGGAACGCGATCGCGCCCGAGGCCATCGCCGAAGCCGTTTCCTACGCCCTCGACCAGCCCGACGACGTCGACGTCAACGAGATCGTCGTGCGTCCGGCCCGCCAACGCTGA
- a CDS encoding SDR family NAD(P)-dependent oxidoreductase: MNTIPASWDLTGRVAVVTGAARGIGRATAALLRERGARLVVTDRREAVEELAADDPDDVAALVGDVADEDIARAATRLATQRFGRLDILVNNAGRTLNKPVTDTTVDDFDEIMRVNARGNFVQAREAFRAMEAGGGGAIVSIASVSSVVAFRTQTAYAASKGALAQITRVLAIEGGPKGIRSNAVLPGVVDTDIMEGVVDDGREMLASFGSAHPIGRIGKPEEVAEAVAFLVCDASAFVTGALVAVDGGWTAQ, translated from the coding sequence TTGAACACCATCCCCGCTTCCTGGGACCTCACCGGCCGAGTGGCCGTCGTCACCGGCGCTGCGCGCGGAATCGGCCGGGCCACCGCCGCGCTGCTGCGCGAGCGCGGCGCCCGGCTGGTCGTGACCGACCGTCGCGAGGCCGTCGAGGAACTCGCGGCGGACGACCCGGACGACGTCGCCGCGCTCGTGGGCGACGTCGCCGACGAGGACATCGCACGAGCCGCCACGCGGCTGGCCACCCAGCGGTTCGGGCGGCTCGACATCCTCGTCAACAACGCGGGCCGCACCCTGAACAAGCCGGTCACCGACACCACCGTCGACGACTTCGACGAGATCATGCGGGTCAACGCCCGCGGCAACTTCGTGCAGGCGCGCGAAGCCTTCCGCGCGATGGAGGCCGGAGGCGGCGGTGCGATCGTCTCGATCGCGTCCGTCTCGTCGGTCGTGGCGTTCCGGACCCAGACCGCCTATGCCGCGTCGAAAGGCGCCCTGGCGCAGATCACGCGGGTGCTCGCGATCGAGGGCGGCCCCAAGGGCATCCGGTCCAACGCCGTGCTCCCCGGCGTCGTCGACACCGACATCATGGAGGGCGTCGTCGACGACGGGCGCGAGATGCTCGCCTCCTTCGGCAGCGCGCATCCGATCGGCCGGATCGGCAAGCCCGAGGAGGTCGCCGAAGCCGTCGCCTTCCTCGTCTGCGACGCCTCCGCGTTCGTGACCGGCGCCCTCGTCGCCGTCGACGGCGGATGGACCGCTCAGTGA
- a CDS encoding RidA family protein, translated as MIKRWNPSGVAAPAGRYSHLASVPADHGVVFLSGQIGAREDGSLAGPDAEAQTRQAFTNIAVLLDSLGAGPRSVVKLFTLVAGTEHLDGFRSALREVFDDWYPDGDWPAQSLAVVAALATPELAVEVEAVAAVPR; from the coding sequence ATGATCAAGCGCTGGAACCCCTCCGGTGTCGCCGCGCCCGCCGGCCGCTACAGCCACCTGGCCTCGGTCCCCGCCGACCACGGGGTGGTGTTCCTGTCCGGCCAGATCGGCGCGCGCGAGGACGGCTCCCTGGCCGGTCCGGACGCCGAGGCCCAGACGCGCCAGGCCTTCACCAACATCGCGGTCCTGCTCGACTCCCTCGGCGCAGGCCCGCGGTCGGTGGTCAAGCTCTTCACGCTCGTCGCGGGCACCGAACACCTCGACGGCTTCCGGTCGGCGCTGCGGGAGGTCTTCGACGACTGGTACCCCGACGGCGACTGGCCCGCGCAGTCCCTGGCGGTGGTGGCCGCGCTCGCGACGCCCGAACTGGCCGTCGAGGTCGAGGCGGTCGCCGCGGTGCCGCGCTGA